A region of Paenibacillus thiaminolyticus DNA encodes the following proteins:
- a CDS encoding PadR family transcriptional regulator, whose amino-acid sequence MSLAYAILGLLSCQDMTGYDLKYYFDASVKHIWPAHLSQIYRELKGLEKKQWVDSFIEPQETRPDRRVYRITGLGSEEFGKWLNKVPDSFHAVARDETTLRVFFGSKLAAEELVFQLQLFLKEKKEVLSFLEHIERTIRESSFESEKRYWLFSLRKGFKVTEAEISWAEECIQELQSLPDRAPSDR is encoded by the coding sequence ATGTCTCTTGCCTATGCCATCTTAGGCCTGCTGTCTTGCCAAGACATGACAGGCTATGATCTGAAATATTACTTCGACGCTTCGGTGAAGCATATTTGGCCAGCCCATCTGAGTCAAATCTACCGGGAATTGAAGGGCCTTGAGAAAAAACAATGGGTCGATTCCTTTATTGAACCGCAGGAAACCCGCCCAGATCGCCGCGTCTACCGGATAACCGGACTGGGAAGCGAAGAATTCGGGAAGTGGCTGAACAAGGTGCCCGATAGCTTCCATGCCGTTGCCAGGGATGAGACGACGCTTCGCGTCTTCTTCGGCTCGAAGCTTGCTGCGGAAGAGCTTGTCTTCCAGCTTCAACTATTCCTGAAGGAGAAGAAGGAGGTGCTGTCTTTCCTCGAACATATCGAGAGGACGATTCGGGAGAGTTCCTTCGAATCCGAGAAGCGGTACTGGTTATTCTCGTTGCGCAAAGGCTTCAAGGTTACGGAAGCCGAGATCAGCTGGGCGGAGGAGTGCATTCAGGAGCTGCAGTCGCTGCCAGACCGCGCTCCAAGCGACAGGTAA
- a CDS encoding LutC/YkgG family protein: MERDAFLAAVASRLGRSGPLTEAPAHLCRGVPGQYRDRMKILNADERLQLFVNNWTALTGEAVIVPKEEAAAGIEEILARFRQRGPLERVLYADTEELRGYGVPRVLQEQGLSGIPWADDWDNEAELEQLGLSQPDEAGALAGAKWQSRSPLLRAAERCQLGIVAPAAAIANTGTLAVWSAGRQGRSVSLLPGMLLAILPAERIVARMGEAFERVNGMANQEGGLPASLNLITGPSRSADIENDLTIGVHGPGVVGIVILTSSGT, translated from the coding sequence ATGGAGCGTGATGCGTTTCTTGCCGCCGTTGCCTCCCGGCTCGGCCGTTCCGGACCGTTGACGGAAGCGCCGGCCCATCTGTGCCGGGGCGTGCCGGGACAATATCGGGACCGGATGAAGATCCTGAACGCGGACGAACGCCTTCAGCTGTTCGTCAATAACTGGACGGCGCTCACCGGCGAAGCGGTGATCGTGCCGAAGGAGGAGGCGGCAGCGGGCATCGAAGAGATTCTGGCCCGCTTCCGGCAGCGCGGCCCGCTGGAGCGCGTGCTGTATGCGGACACGGAGGAGCTGCGCGGGTACGGCGTGCCGCGGGTGCTGCAGGAGCAGGGCTTGAGCGGGATTCCTTGGGCGGATGATTGGGACAATGAAGCCGAGCTGGAGCAATTGGGCCTCTCCCAGCCCGACGAAGCGGGAGCGCTCGCCGGAGCGAAGTGGCAGTCTCGCAGCCCGCTGCTGCGCGCCGCGGAGCGGTGCCAGCTCGGCATCGTTGCGCCCGCAGCCGCGATTGCCAACACTGGGACGCTGGCGGTATGGTCCGCCGGGCGACAAGGCCGTTCGGTCAGCCTGCTGCCCGGCATGCTGCTCGCCATATTGCCGGCCGAGCGGATCGTGGCCCGGATGGGCGAGGCGTTCGAACGGGTGAACGGGATGGCGAATCAAGAAGGCGGCCTGCCGGCCTCGTTGAATCTCATTACGGGGCCGAGCCGCAGCGCCGATATCGAGAATGATCTCACGATCGGCGTTCACGGCCCGGGTGTGGTGGGTATTGTCATTTTGACATCATCCGGCACGTAG
- a CDS encoding LutB/LldF family L-lactate oxidation iron-sulfur protein: protein MSTETSPAQGGIGSGLKQRTKAVLQDAFLRQAVAFTTNKLRTGRLSAAEEFGDWETWRTRGQEIRQHTIEHLDYYLGQFAEQAERRGARVHFCGTGGEAVQVFLAIAKEKQAKLVAKGKSMVSEEMHLNERLREQGIAAIETDLGEYILQLAKETPSHLIIPAIHKNKSQIAELFTKEAGKPLPPETKELAAFAKRKLRQFFLEADIGLSGCNFGIAESGTVTIVSNEGNGRMVTTLPQTHVVVMGMERLVPTFDDVEVMLNLLARSATGQKLTTYTSFITGPRQRGDLDGPEELHIIILDNGRSAQLGDPQFQQVLHCIRCAACLNVCPVYRHVGGHTYGSVYSGPIGAVLTPLLQQDMKEAGTLAYASSLCGACYEACPVKIPLHDMLVHLRARKVKEGYTPQTERLGFQLFGKVFSHVKWYRMAGKAAYYGQKPLVRGGVIRKGPGPLGGWTASRTFPAIPKQSFRDRWDELQAELARADREQGRDS, encoded by the coding sequence AAGGCGGTGCTTCAGGACGCGTTCCTGCGCCAAGCGGTGGCGTTCACGACGAACAAGCTCCGCACCGGCCGCTTGAGCGCTGCCGAAGAATTCGGCGACTGGGAAACGTGGCGCACCCGGGGCCAGGAGATTCGGCAGCATACGATCGAGCATTTGGACTATTATTTGGGCCAATTCGCCGAGCAGGCGGAACGGCGCGGCGCACGGGTTCATTTCTGCGGGACGGGCGGCGAAGCGGTGCAGGTCTTCCTGGCGATCGCGAAGGAGAAGCAGGCGAAGCTGGTGGCCAAGGGCAAGTCGATGGTGTCGGAAGAGATGCACCTGAATGAGCGGCTGCGCGAACAGGGCATTGCCGCGATCGAGACCGACCTGGGCGAATATATTTTACAGTTGGCGAAGGAGACCCCCTCCCATCTGATCATCCCGGCCATCCATAAGAACAAATCCCAGATTGCTGAATTGTTCACGAAGGAGGCCGGCAAGCCGCTTCCGCCGGAGACGAAGGAACTGGCCGCGTTCGCCAAGCGGAAGCTGCGCCAATTTTTCCTGGAAGCGGATATCGGGCTCTCGGGCTGCAACTTCGGCATCGCCGAGTCCGGCACGGTGACGATCGTCTCGAACGAAGGCAATGGGCGCATGGTGACGACCTTGCCGCAGACGCATGTCGTCGTCATGGGGATGGAGCGGCTCGTTCCGACCTTCGACGATGTCGAGGTGATGCTGAACCTGCTGGCCCGCAGCGCGACCGGGCAGAAGCTGACGACCTATACGTCGTTCATCACCGGTCCCCGGCAGCGGGGCGATCTGGACGGCCCGGAGGAGCTGCACATCATTATTCTCGACAACGGGCGTTCGGCGCAGCTCGGCGATCCGCAGTTCCAGCAGGTGCTGCACTGCATCCGGTGCGCGGCTTGCCTGAATGTATGCCCGGTCTACCGGCATGTGGGCGGCCATACGTACGGCTCGGTCTACAGCGGGCCGATCGGGGCGGTACTGACCCCGCTGCTGCAGCAGGATATGAAGGAGGCGGGGACGCTCGCTTACGCGTCATCGCTATGCGGGGCATGCTATGAAGCCTGCCCGGTCAAAATTCCGCTCCATGACATGCTTGTTCATCTGCGCGCCCGCAAAGTGAAAGAAGGCTATACGCCGCAGACCGAACGGCTCGGGTTCCAACTGTTCGGCAAAGTGTTCAGCCATGTGAAATGGTACCGGATGGCGGGCAAAGCCGCTTATTACGGCCAGAAGCCGCTCGTGCGGGGCGGGGTGATCCGCAAAGGGCCGGGTCCGCTTGGCGGCTGGACCGCTTCACGGACGTTCCCGGCGATACCGAAGCAGTCGTTCCGCGATCGATGGGATGAGCTGCAAGCGGAATTGGCGCGGGCGGACCGCGAACAAGGGAGGGATTCGTAA
- the tsf gene encoding translation elongation factor Ts, whose amino-acid sequence MTKAAKLRELRQRTGAGIVDCQRALSESGEDMDRAVRLLREQGLSSAAARSGRIAAEGLVHAYISPDRRSGAMIEVNCETDFVANNAEFRSFVQETARLAAESGADCPEVLSATDMADGRSVGETLHQLASAFGEKLTLRRSSRFEVKGRGAVGSYIHEDYLTAGKLGVLLELTVSRQESLSEPVFDACLKELLMHIAAARPQYISREAVPSNVLERERAVLRAKALREDKPEAVVDRIVSSGMNRFFREVCLLEQSWVKQPEKTMHEVLQEAMNALGCGTMSIMRFECYQKGEGVAKPADE is encoded by the coding sequence ATGACAAAAGCTGCAAAGCTTAGAGAGTTGCGTCAACGAACGGGCGCCGGAATTGTGGATTGCCAACGGGCGCTGAGCGAGTCGGGCGAGGATATGGACAGAGCTGTGCGATTACTGAGGGAGCAGGGGCTATCTTCCGCCGCGGCAAGAAGTGGCCGCATCGCAGCCGAAGGGCTGGTCCATGCTTACATAAGCCCCGATCGAAGGTCAGGCGCTATGATCGAGGTTAACTGCGAGACGGATTTTGTGGCGAACAACGCGGAGTTCAGAAGCTTCGTACAGGAGACCGCCCGGTTGGCGGCAGAGTCGGGAGCAGATTGTCCGGAGGTGCTGTCAGCGACGGACATGGCGGACGGCCGCAGCGTTGGAGAGACGCTCCATCAACTCGCGTCAGCGTTCGGTGAGAAGCTCACCCTGAGAAGGAGCAGCCGCTTTGAAGTAAAGGGGCGTGGTGCTGTCGGCAGCTATATTCATGAGGATTATCTCACCGCAGGGAAGCTGGGGGTGCTGCTGGAGCTAACTGTCTCCCGGCAGGAGAGCTTGTCCGAGCCTGTGTTCGACGCTTGCCTCAAAGAACTGCTGATGCATATCGCTGCTGCCAGACCTCAATATATCAGCCGGGAAGCGGTTCCGTCGAATGTGCTGGAGCGGGAGCGCGCTGTCTTGCGCGCGAAGGCGCTGCGCGAGGATAAGCCGGAAGCGGTCGTCGACCGGATCGTGAGCAGCGGAATGAACCGCTTCTTCCGGGAGGTCTGCCTGTTGGAGCAAAGCTGGGTTAAGCAGCCGGAAAAGACGATGCATGAGGTGCTGCAGGAAGCGATGAACGCGTTGGGTTGCGGCACGATGTCGATTATGCGGTTCGAATGCTATCAGAAGGGGGAGGGCGTCGCGAAGCCGGCGGACGAGTAG
- a CDS encoding GNAT family N-acetyltransferase, which translates to MEQIRMLQPLDYEQAVQLSDKVFRNSRQISMEHGFPYLFSPVYAHSYGVFRDDKLIAHMGLLPAKLRIGAARLPVFSLGSVCTEPEARGSGVATELLHRVMRHVDDMGAALLFISGGRSLYRRNRCYSFGRLTAYTLTAETSRDAAMPMAEDAANDECLRELSSFDCFAFHDLTLQHKAAFDMSVWDLGGLKDAAAYASCLEMKPKLYGLERGGKLTAYAYVLKPKPSQTDRLPIVLEYGGADAVQLVRLLQSVPAYERLEVIVPWQDDAMHRELSACPARFRHNDGTVYVPSMARLIRLLRDWWQSIGSPAACIEADDLGDGQVRLRYPDAEAAVLSEEETIRLLFEPEADIPLPESWPGDLRITVPLPPLTGLYYI; encoded by the coding sequence ATGGAACAAATACGAATGCTGCAGCCGCTCGATTACGAGCAGGCGGTGCAATTGTCGGACAAGGTGTTCCGCAACAGCCGGCAGATCTCGATGGAACACGGCTTCCCATACTTGTTCTCGCCCGTCTATGCCCATTCCTACGGCGTATTCCGGGACGATAAGCTCATCGCGCATATGGGGCTCCTGCCTGCTAAGCTGCGCATCGGCGCCGCCCGCCTGCCCGTCTTCTCGCTCGGTTCCGTGTGCACGGAGCCGGAAGCCCGGGGCAGCGGAGTCGCGACCGAACTGCTGCACCGCGTCATGCGCCATGTCGACGATATGGGAGCGGCGCTGCTCTTCATCTCGGGCGGCCGTTCACTTTACCGACGGAACCGCTGTTATTCGTTCGGCCGCTTGACAGCGTATACATTGACCGCCGAGACGAGCCGGGACGCCGCCATGCCGATGGCGGAAGATGCGGCGAACGATGAGTGCCTTCGCGAGCTCTCCAGCTTCGACTGCTTCGCTTTCCATGATCTGACGCTGCAGCATAAGGCTGCCTTCGACATGAGCGTATGGGATCTGGGGGGCCTGAAGGATGCCGCGGCCTATGCATCCTGCCTGGAGATGAAGCCGAAGCTGTACGGGCTGGAACGCGGCGGCAAGCTTACGGCGTATGCTTACGTCCTGAAGCCGAAGCCTTCCCAGACCGATCGGCTGCCGATCGTGCTCGAATATGGCGGAGCCGATGCTGTGCAGCTCGTGCGGCTGCTCCAGAGCGTCCCGGCCTATGAGCGGCTGGAGGTGATTGTGCCTTGGCAGGACGATGCTATGCACCGTGAGCTGTCCGCCTGTCCGGCCCGGTTCCGCCACAATGACGGCACGGTATATGTTCCGTCCATGGCGCGGCTCATCCGTCTGCTTCGGGACTGGTGGCAGTCGATCGGGTCGCCTGCCGCCTGCATCGAAGCGGATGATCTCGGAGACGGCCAGGTCCGCCTCCGCTACCCGGACGCGGAAGCAGCCGTATTGTCCGAGGAAGAGACAATACGGCTGCTGTTCGAGCCGGAGGCGGACATTCCGCTGCCGGAATCATGGCCGGGCGATCTCCGCATAACGGTTCCGCTGCCGCCGCTGACCGGCTTATATTATATCTAA